A single Panthera uncia isolate 11264 chromosome E2 unlocalized genomic scaffold, Puncia_PCG_1.0 HiC_scaffold_19, whole genome shotgun sequence DNA region contains:
- the RPS11 gene encoding 40S ribosomal protein S11, translated as MADIQTERAYQKQPTIFQNKKRVLLGETGKEKLPRYYKNIGLGFKTPKEAIEGTYIDKKCPFTGNVSIRGRILSGVVTKMKMQRTIVIRRDYLHYIRKYNRFEKRHKNMSVHLSPCFRDVQIGDIVTVGECRPLSKTVRFNVLKVTKAAGTKKQFQKF; from the exons ATGGCGGACATTCAG ACTGAGCGTGCCTACCAAAAGCAGCCAACcatctttcaaaataagaagAGGGTCCTGCTTGGAGAAACTGGCAAGGAGAAACTCCCGCGATACTACAAAAACATCGGTTTGGGCTTCAAGACGCCCAAGGAG GCCATTGAGGGCACCTATATTGACAAGAAATGCCCCTTTACTGGTAACGTCTCCATCCGAGGGCGGATCCTGTCTG gtgtgGTGACCAAGATGAAGATGCAGAGGACCATTGTCATCCGCCGGGACTACCTCCATTATATCCGAAAGTACAACCGCTTTGAGAAACGCCACAAGAACATGTCCGTGCACCTGTCCCCCTGCTTCAG GGATGTCCAGATCGGCGACATTGTCACAGTGGGCGAGTGCCGGCCCTTGAGCAAGACTGTGCGCTTCAACGTGCTCAAAGTCACAAAGGCCGCTGGCACCAAAAAGCAATTCCAGAAGTTCTGA
- the RPL13A gene encoding 60S ribosomal protein L13a codes for MAEAQVLVLDGRGHLLGRLAAIVAKQVLLGRKVVVVRCEGINISGNFYRNKLKYLAFLRKRMNTNPSRGPYHFRAPSRIFWRTVRGMLPHKTKRGQAALDRLKVFDGIPPPYDKKKRMVVPAALKVVRLKPTRKFAYLGRLAHEVGWKYQAVTATLEEKRKEKAKIHYRKKKQLVRLRKQAEKNVEGKINKYTEVLKTHGLLV; via the exons ATGGCGGAGGCTCAG GTTCTGGTGCTCGATGGCAGAGGCCATCTCCTGGGCCGCCTGGCGGCCATTGTGGCCAAACAGGTGCTGCTGG gCCGGAAGGTCGTCGTCGTGCGCTGCGAGGGCATCAACATTTCTGGCAATTTCTACAGAAACAAGT TGAAGTACTTGGCCTTCCTCCGCAAGCGGATGAACACCAACCCATCCCGAGGCCCCTACCACTTCCGCGCGCCCAGCCGCATCTTCTGGCGGACGGTGCGAG GCATGCTGCCCCACAAGACCAAGCGAGGCCAGGCCGCCCTGGACCGCCTCAAGGTGTTTGATGGGATCCCACCCCCCTACGACAAG AAAAAGCGGATGGTGGTTCCCGCCGCCCTCAAAGTTGTGCGGCTGAAGCCTACACGGAAG tttgcttacctggggcgcctggctcacGAGGTTGGCTGGAAGTACCAGGCAGTAACGGCCACCCTGGAGGAGAAGCGGAAGGAGAAGGCCAAGATCCATTACCGGAAGAAGAAGCAGCTTGTG AGGCTACGGAAACAGGCCGAAAAGAACGTGGAGGGGAAAATCAACAAATACACAGAGGTCCTCAAGACCCACGGACTCCTGGTCTGA